The following coding sequences lie in one Capsicum annuum cultivar UCD-10X-F1 chromosome 5, UCD10Xv1.1, whole genome shotgun sequence genomic window:
- the LOC107872072 gene encoding uncharacterized protein LOC107872072, whose protein sequence is MSKVAKVDQRVKEYLEEAGYEKWARCHSPVNRGRMMTSNIAKCINGCLVEARKLSILGFLEEVRIFFVASNCKNNEIASYTNTTLDRRFEEILTHNGVKALRVVKLAGSYFCCVYDLGQRYIVDIECGTCNCGRYQIDEIPCPHEIVVLKSKNVDVKYYDRYCSELYRPQNIVKTNEFLIVPMPDKKDWNIPGFVDDEEVFLPKYRRPPGRPKKERHLKSSESLSSNSNHCGKCGRAGHNRRTCGFFPNEL, encoded by the exons atgtcAAAGGTTGCTAAGGTTGATCAAAGAGTTAAGGAATATCTGGAGGAAGCTGGGTATGAAAAATGGGCTCGGTGTCACTCTCCTGTGAATAGAGGTAgaatgatgacttcaaatatagCCAAATGTATTAATGGTTGTTTGGTTGAGGCTAGAAAACTTTCTATTCTAGGTTTCCTAGAAGAAGTTAGAATCTTCTTTGTTGCATCGAATTGTAAGAACAACGAAATTGCATCTTACACCAATACAACTCTTGACAGAAGATTTGAAGAAATACTAACTCATAATGGTGTTAAAGCTTTGCGGGTC GTTAAGCTAGCAGGGagttatttttgttgtgtttatGATTTAGGACAGAGGTACATTGTAGATATTGAGTGTGGCACGTGCAATTGTGGTCggtatcaaattgatgaaataccttgtccacatgaaATTGTcgtattaaaaagtaaaaatgtgGATGTAAAGTATTATGATCGTTATTGTTCAGAATTGTACAGGCCACAAAACATAGTGAAAACAAATGAATTCCTGATAGTTCCAATGCCAGACAAGAAGGATTGGAATATTCCAGGttttgttgatgatgaagaagTTTTCCTACCCAAATATCGAAGACCTCCTGGTAGGCCAAAAAAAGAAAGACATTTGAAATCAAGTGAATCACTGTCTTCAAATTCGAACCACTGCGGTAAATGCGGACGAGCCGGTCATAACCGTAGGACTTGCGGtttctttccaaatgaactatga
- the LOC107872628 gene encoding expansin-B15-like, whose translation MTSNFPQFLFVYLVLDLVSVCSSRSFITGNFNTSGFSSAVATWYGDPTGAGSGGACGLEDDVAKAPYNAMITAGNQVLFQHGSGCGACYQVMCNQNKECSGKPITVALTDECPGTCNDDPVHFDLSGTAFGAMSKSGQADRLRKLGRIDISYKRVTCDYKQNIMFKVDKGSNPNFFAVAIEAENGDGKLSLVEIKPTGSNKWFPMRQMFGATWSTNIYPDKQKPPFSIRITSQNKHQVQADNVIPVNWQSSATYNSNVNFSPQL comes from the exons ATGACTTCCAATTTTCCtcaatttctttttgtttatcttgtcttggacttggttagtgttTGTTCTAGTCGATCATTTATCACTGGCAATTTTAATACTAGTGGATTTTCATCAGCAGTGGCAACTTGGTATGGAGATCCCACTGGAGCTGGCAGTG GGGGAGCTTGTGGACTAGAAGATGATGTAGCAAAAGCTCCATATAACGCCATGATAACCGCGGGAAATCAAGTTTTGTTCCAACATGGTTCGGGATGTGGCGCATGTTATCAG GTTATGTGcaatcaaaataaagaatgttcAGGAAAACCAATAACAGTGGCTCTTACAGATGAGTGTCCAGGAACATGCAATGATGATCCAGTTCACTTTGATTTAAGTGGAACTGCCTTTGGAGCTATGTCAAAGTCTGGCCAAGCTGACCGACTGCGTAAGCTTGGAAGAATCGATATTTCTTATAAAAG GGTGACATGCGACTACAAGCAAAATATTATGTTTAAGGTTGACAAAGGATCCAACCCTAATTTCTTTGCAGTAGCAATTGAAGCTGAAAATGGAGATGGTAAACTTTCTTTGGTTGAAATAAAACCAACAGGTTCAAATAAATGGTTTCCCATGCGACAAATGTTTGGAGCAACATGGTCAACAAATATTTATCCAGATAAACAAAAACCTCCCTTTTCTATTAGGATAACTTCACAAAATAAACATCAAGTCCAAGCTGATAATGTCATTCCTGTGAATTGGCAATCAAGTGCAACTTACAATTCAAATGTCAATTTCTCTCCCCAATTATAa